The following is a genomic window from Adhaeribacter radiodurans.
TTGGCTGGCTGGTCAATACGGGGTACAAGTTGCTGTAGCAAAAGCTTTGTTTGAGGCAAATTTTACGCATGGTAAAAACATGAACGATCCTGCGGTTCTAAGCCAAATTGGGCAGGAACAAGGTATACCCGCCGAAAGATTAGAAAACTTTTTTGCCTCAGAAGAAGGTAAAAACGAAGTAAAAAGTATGGAAAAGTGGGCGCAACAAGTAGGGATTTCCGGAGTACCCGCTTTTATTATTAACGATCAATACCTGATAAGCGGCGCCCAACCCGCTGAAACGTTCTTGCAGGTGTTCGAGCAAATAGCACCCGAACTTCAACCAATTACCAGCGAAGGTCCGAGCTGCGATGCTAACGGCGTTTGTTAAGCTTTTTTCTTCTGAGTTAATTTTAATATTGTTTAAGTATTCGAAAGGCCGCTTCTTAATAGAGCGGCTTTTTAGTTTTATTGAACCTGCGTTATCAAATTAGCAAAAGTGTTTTATTTATGCTTTTACAGGTTCAGGAGCATCTTTAAAGTGCTTGTATTTGCCCAAAAGTTGCCCAATGCGATACGTTATCGGGATTATAGTTTTTCTGACGAACGGAGGCATTTCGTGAATGTCGTATTCCTGAGCGTACCGCGTTAAAAGGTAAGCGCCGTCAAACTTTTCGGGCTTTAGGCTATGCGATTTGTTTTGTGCCGCATATATGGCCGAAAGATAAAATACAATGGTATTCGCCGGCTTTACAAAACCCCGGCAATTCAAAATTTCTTGCCCTGCGTTCCAGAAACGATGTGGCACTCCCCGTTTGAACAAAATTGTTTCACCTTCGCCGGCATATTGCTCCTCCTGCCCCAGAATTTGGTAACCCATTTTGCCTTTTACAACGGTTAATTGTTCATCCTGCAGGTAATGGGTGTGCATCAACGGACCGTGTCCTGGTGTTACAAAGTTTTCGACAATAACTTTATCGCTGTCCGGATCTTTTTCAACGCCGTGAAATATCAGTTTTTCACCGGCAAAATTTTCAATGGTGTGGGGATAAGAAATTTTCATAGGATTGGTTTTTCGTTTCTTCTTTTAACTTGATTAGTAGCCTTAAACAGGTATGCCTGATTTTATAAGTATAGTTGCTTCTTCTATTTAAATGCCGGGTTTTAAACACCTACCTGTTGAGGTTGCACAGCTTTAGCTTTCTGATTTGTTTTAGGAGTACTCACCTTATCGGCAGCTTTAGTAAGTCCTAAAAACAGGATGATAGATAACACTACCAGGATAGCCAATCTTATTTGACTTAAAAGCTCCCATAATTGAGCCCGTTGCGTTAAGGAAGGATCCATGGTTTCGGAAAAGGGAGTACCCGTTAAGGCCATTAATTCCGGCACAAAGTAAATAGCCGTAATAGCTAAGATGCTAACGTAACCGATTAAAGTTACGAGGATGTTTTTTCTTCTCGTTGTTTTCCAGGATAAAGACAGAGCTAGAATAAACAGCAGCAACGTAACAGGATGAATAACCTTCCAAAAGGCTCCGGCATCCAGGCCGTATTTTCCATGAAACATACTTAGCGAAGCGGGCAGAGCAACACTCCACTGCGGAACCACCGCCCGGTGTTCATAAACTGCGGCCCCTATTACAACCGCAAAAGAAAGGCAGGCAAATGAATAAACAATGTCTTTAACATTCATAAGGAATACTATTTTTTAGTTGGTTACAGTTAATTTTTAGTAAAAATACTACCGGCACCAAGCCCAAAAATTGTATCAAACGGACATTATTCCTTGAAGAGTAAATTTAAATTAAATAATGATTAAGAGAAGGATATATTAAGGAATCAGCAAAAAGCAGTTACCTTGTTTTTAAGCTATAGCAATCTAATATTGTAGGTAGAAGGAGGAATATTGTATTGGTTTTATTTACCCGTTTAAATACAGTTGTATTTATTTTTAGTTAATAAGCGTGAGTGTTTCAGTTAGGAAAAATTAAAAATATGTCCGGGTAGTTCTCCCATTGTTTTTTTGTATTGGCGGGGAGTTAAACCGGTAAATAACTTAAACGTTCGGGTAAAATGGGCTTGGTCGTAAAAGTTGCAATTATAAGTGATTTCGGTGAGGGAAGGATGCGGCTGATGCATTTGATACAAAGCGGCCAAATATTTCTTGTACAATATAATTTCTTCGGTACACATTCCTAAATAGTCGTTGCACAACCGGCTTAGGTGGCGGGGAGTAACATTGTATTTTTCGCTAAGATCCAGCACCGAAAGATTAATTATATCCGGGTCGGCATGTAATTGAATAATGCGGTTATTTGCTCCCAGTAAAGAACTTGATTTTACTTTATTTCTAAGCCAAAGTAAAATTACTTCTACTTGTTGCTGAAATGAAGAAGCCGCACTTAGTTGCTCCGCTAAAATATCCAGCGATTTGCAAATTAAAGAACCTTCCAATACCTGATCGTTGAATTCTAGAGTTGGAATGTTGAAGATATATTTTAAAGCAAAAACATTAAATTGGATTCCCAGAAAATGCTGTTTGCTCCGGATGGATAAATGATAAGGGGTAAAATTAACGCCATTAATAAAATATTTCGGTAAGCTAACAGTATCTTCCTCGTGTAACCGGAAATAACCAATATCATCCGAAAAATTAAAAATAATTTCGGCTGTTCCCTTGGGCAGTATGGTTTCGGTGCGGTTAATTAATTGCATATCCCAGATGCACCAGATTTGCCGGATTAAGATATTTTCGGGGCTAGTATTTGGCTGGAAAATGTGTACGTTCCGTTCCATTTTTAACTTAACCTATTTTATCTTGACGGTGCGCTACCTACATAAGTCATTAGCCTAAAACCAGAGCTAAAAAAGTTTAATTAGGATAGATGAGTTTATTCCTAATTCTTTCGTGTAGTTTTTGTTTCGGACTACTGGTAAAGAACTACCCTAATTAGTAATAAAAATTATGATTCTATTAAAAGTAATAAAATTTAGTGTAATAAGAACACAAATATTTTCAATCTTTTACAATCGAAATTAGAATTTGTAAATACGCGAGGGTTGAATAGAACGACTTATACCCAAGATTAAGAAATAATTGCCATAGAGTACTTTGATGTTGTTCTTTGGAGTCTGGTGCAGGTCGCTTACTAGCAAGCAAAATCTAAATAGCTTTTTGATAAAATTTGATATTAACTGTCTGCTTTAATTCAGAATAATCAGCTAATAAAAACACCCATTAGCTATCTTAAAAGCCAAAGGGTGTTTCTGGTAATTTACTGTTAATATATTAAGGTTTAATGGGGGAGAGGCTTTGTTTTATTCTCCGTCTTCCATATCAATGATTAGTTTCTGGAAAACACCGCCGAAGCTGCCTTTAATGGTTTTACCGTTTTCTAAGGTTAAGTTGTACTCGGTGGAAATGGCTGGTAAAGCGCCGCTAACTTTAATAGTACCACCAGTAATTTTAACATCAGCTTCTTCTTCCCAGTTTTTATCACCGTCGGTGTCCATCCGCACGATAGACTCGTAGAAGAACGATTTATTTTTGTATTTGGCTTCTACCTGGGCTTCGGTTAAGTTAACATCGGCCGCCATATTGGTGTACTCAAAAGTACCGGGTTTAAAGCTGGCTCCATCCGGCGAGAGAATGGCACCTAAAATGGCAATTTTACCGTCCTGCATTTCTGTAATTTCCCCATCGTTCGAGAATTTAGGCGTTCCATCTGTTAAGAACAAGAAATCTAAATGATGGGTGGGCGCATTGCCGTATAACTGAATGCCGTTACCAATAGCGTAATAACCATTTTTAATCGTGAATTTTTGATTGTTGTACTCGGTATTTCCGTCTTTCTTCGGGTTATCCGGTTCATCGTCGTCGGTACAAGATGTAGCAAAGAAACCAAAGGAAAGCAAAATGGCAATTAGCTTAAAATTAAATAAGGTTTTCATAGGTTTTAAAAGTGGATTTAAATTAATTGTTTAAGGTTAGAATGGAATAGTTTTATTTTGACTAATGGAGCAATTGGATGGATGAATACTTTGGTAAATGGTAAATGCTAATTGGTAAACTGCTTAGAATTTAGCCGTAACCCCCAGGCGCAAAGCCGAAACTCCGTAACCTACTTCAGCAAAACCGCCTAATTTTTCGGAGAACATGTAGCGGCTACCA
Proteins encoded in this region:
- a CDS encoding cupin domain-containing protein; this translates as MKISYPHTIENFAGEKLIFHGVEKDPDSDKVIVENFVTPGHGPLMHTHYLQDEQLTVVKGKMGYQILGQEEQYAGEGETILFKRGVPHRFWNAGQEILNCRGFVKPANTIVFYLSAIYAAQNKSHSLKPEKFDGAYLLTRYAQEYDIHEMPPFVRKTIIPITYRIGQLLGKYKHFKDAPEPVKA
- a CDS encoding DsbA family oxidoreductase; the protein is MTKSKLKIDIVSDINCPWCYLGEARLQNALTQTSDKFAAEVTFKPFELNPNATPEGEDKQEYFIRHYGSEALPRLNASSEQLTEAGKAEGVVFDFYKADKVHNTFNGHRLIWLAGQYGVQVAVAKALFEANFTHGKNMNDPAVLSQIGQEQGIPAERLENFFASEEGKNEVKSMEKWAQQVGISGVPAFIINDQYLISGAQPAETFLQVFEQIAPELQPITSEGPSCDANGVC
- a CDS encoding helix-turn-helix domain-containing protein, translated to MERNVHIFQPNTSPENILIRQIWCIWDMQLINRTETILPKGTAEIIFNFSDDIGYFRLHEEDTVSLPKYFINGVNFTPYHLSIRSKQHFLGIQFNVFALKYIFNIPTLEFNDQVLEGSLICKSLDILAEQLSAASSFQQQVEVILLWLRNKVKSSSLLGANNRIIQLHADPDIINLSVLDLSEKYNVTPRHLSRLCNDYLGMCTEEIILYKKYLAALYQMHQPHPSLTEITYNCNFYDQAHFTRTFKLFTGLTPRQYKKTMGELPGHIFNFS